The DNA segment TGAGTTGAATAATAAGTTGTACCGTCTTTAGTAATTTCTGTTTCTGTTCCCATCCCATAAAAGTTACTTACATGGTAGTATCCTTCTATAGACATATTCTCTATTAATGTTTTATCGCCATTTTTTGCTGAGACTGTAAATTCCGGTCTCGTATCTGCCGCAAAAATAGGTTGAATGTAATAAATTCCAAATGAAAGAACAACTAATACTACAATGATAATTAATTTTCCATAACGTTTCATATTCTTCGCCTCCTCTTTAGACCGTTACTTTTTTATTCAACAAGTAGTGACTCATCCAACTGCTTAATGCAATAACGAGTAACCCTATAATAACTTCTGTGATAATTATTTCACCTGGATAAAGCCAATTAAAGCCGAAAATATATTTAGCAATAATAGGTGACAAAAACAAAAGAAATAAAACAATACTAAAGCCTATACCCATTATTATCCCTTTAAAGTGGAAACTTCTTTCAAACAATACAGTTGTGAATCCTAAGAAAAGCAATACAAACCCAGTACCATAATAAACGATAAAAGAAAGAAAAGATTGTGGTATAAAAAGAGAAAGATAATAAGATATTTCACTTAATTGTTGCAGAGATAGATCCAAACGAATATCACTTGTAACTAACAGTTTTAATAATTGACTTTCAACAAGCAATAAAATGAGCTGAATGGAAACCAATCCAAAAATCATCAAAGCTATTGTTGTTAGTTTAGACCAAAAGACAGTCATACGGGATGTTGGCAGCATCAATAACCGATAAATAAACGTATTCTTCCCCATCCACTCAACATACCAGATATAAAAACTGTAAAATAATACAGCCGTAATACAGATGAGGATAGGCAAGTAAAACCAGACATTAGTCACAACCCAAAACATACTCATTTCACCCGTTTCACTTAAAAATTGAGCTTTTGGTATTTTATTTTGATAGACTGTTTCATTCATTTGAGCTAAGTATTGTCTTGATGCCACAAAAACTGCAATAAGCTGTGACACAATAGTCAACCCTATTAAAGAAAAATACAGTTTTGCACAGCGGTTAAATTCAAAATTTACTAGTTTTAAATAACTTTTCATGGCTGAAACACCTCTCTCATAACATCAACAACAGACTTTCCTTCTTCTTCACGGACTTGTTCTGCGTTAAATTCTCTCAATACTATTCCTTCATCAACCAACACGACTTTATCAATCAAATGTTCAATATCATTAATTTCATGGGTCGTTATGATAACTCCGCGATCTTCAATCAAGTGGCTTGTAAACACATTAGCAATCTGTTCGCGGCTAAAAATGTCAATTCCTGAAAAAGGTTCATCCATTAATAAATAATCAACGTCTAAAGCCAAACCTAACATCAAGTTCACTTTAGTTGTATTTCCCTTAGAAAGGGTTGAAATTTTATCCTCTTTTGTTAATTTGAAAAATCCTAGTAATTCATCTGCACGTCCTTGGTTCCACGATTGATAAAAATCTTGCATGAATTGCATTGCTTGTTCAATTCTAAGCCCTGGCAGCATAGTCATTGCATCTGGGATAAATGTAATTTTTTCATAACTTTTTTTATTTATCTTCTCTCCGTCAATGAGAATCTCACCGCTATTCATTGGAGTTAAATTCATGATTCCATTTAAAATAGTCGTTTTCCCCACACCATTAATGCCGATGATACATGTGATCTCGCCTTTATTAGCTGTAAACGAAATACCCTTCAAAACTTTTTTCCGGCCAAATTTTTTCGTAATCCCTTTTACTTCAATCATTTTACTCCTCCTGATTCATCGACGTACTTTTCTTTGATCAACCCTATGACTTTATCCAGTGGTACCTGAATCGGACGAATCGCAGATACAAAAGAAGAAACGGCTTCTCCCAGCAATTCATCTTGAACGCCTCCCAAAACACTTTGATTCTCTGTAATTTTGCTTGGTGAATTGCTTTCTGTATAAATCAAGCCTTGTTCCTCCATTTCCTTATACGCTCGCTGAGCTGTGTTTGGATTGATTTTTAATTGACTGGCTAGTTCCCGTCTAGATGGCATTTCTTGACCCGGTAATAATTTTCCTGCTGCAATTTCTTCTTTAAAATGACGAACAACCTGTTCATAAAGCGGATCTCGTTTATTAAAATTAACGTTCATGGCAGCCTCCTGTTTGATCTCATTTCCTTGCAAATGTATTAATCGATTAATACACCACCGATAAAAAAGTGTATGAATCGGTTAATACATCTCTCAGCTGTATTATATCCTTCACACACTTTTCTTGTCAATCACTTTTTTATTCATTATTTTTGAACACTTGCACTTATAAAGAAACAGCATTATGTCAAATAATTTTGGTAAGTGAAGCTCCAGAAGGCTAATCTTCTGGAGCTTTTTAGGTAGCACTGGAAATTGCTTACTATTCTTAAGTTATTTTTGGATCGGAGACTTTTCGTGACCGAAAAGTTTTCTATATTAAATGTATTATTATATAGAGACTGTCTAGTTCATATTAGTTAGCTCTAATTTGTTTGGTATGGTAGATGGAGCCTCTATAGATGATATTTCATAGTGAAAATTTGTTCAGAATGTTAAGTAGTGGCCCTCTAGTTACCATTTACTCGTAATAATTTGTCTAGAATGTTAAGTAGAGGCTCTCTAGTTACTATTTGCTCATAATAATTCATCTAGATTGTTAAGTAGTACCTCTCTAGAAGACATTTGCTAGCATTAATTCGTGTAGAATGATGAGTAGAACACCTCAAGCTCAAATATATTAAGTAGTTTACTGTCCTTTCACTCAAAAAGAAACCAGTGAAATGATAATCAATTTCTCTGGCTTCTTAATTTTATTTAGTTAGTTGTTTCTTGTATTCAGGATAAACCTTTTCCCATTTATCTTGTCGATTTTCGATAGTTTTATTGGCTAATAACAGACTAATCACATCTAAGCAAACATGCCAGCCTGCGATGTCCCGTGCTGTATGTTCAGTTACTTCTTTCATGTATTCTTTTAGCACTAAATGAGTACCTTCTGCATTTTCGCTTAAGTTAAATCGAATCAAATTTTCATCCCATGTAAATTCCCATACTGTTGGAATCTTAACTTCTGTTATCGTCATTTCTTCATAAGAACCATTTCCCATATCAAATAACAATTTTCCGCCTTCAGTTAATTCTTGAATCTTAAGTTCACTAAACCATTTCACTAAGTGGTCATTATCCGTCAACATTGTCCATACTTCTTCTATAGGATAAGGAAAATCACGGTGAAACTCTGCAACTGTCTCATCATTCGATCGTTTTATTTCTGCCAACATTTTACTACCTCCATTAGGTTTTTCTTTTGAACAGTTAGTCTTCTTTCTTTTCCCCTTTATTGTATAAAACAAAACCTAAAATAATCAACACTATGCCGATTCCTAAAATGAGTATGCGGTGTTCCTCCAGACCTGTGAGACCTAATATAACGGCAACAAATCCAATTGTCATCATAAACAATCCGTTCTTCAGCATGATTCCTCATCCTCGCCATTTTGTATTCAATCCTTCAGTCAATAATTGAATTTTCTTCTTCACATATCTATTTTCACCAAAATGAAAACGTGTGTCAACTTTTTGCTCTTATTTTGAAGGTTAATGTATAAATAACTCTTCCCCTTTATTTTAGAATGTGCTATCATACGGAAACGCTTACTTATCGCCGCTATATGCCCTTGTATCGTCAGCATGTCCATTAGCATATTCCTTTGTTTCTTTACTAAATCTTGTTACACTAACGTTAGCGAGTTTGACTAAATTGAGATGAGGTAGTTTGATGAAACAGTTAAAGGTAGGCCATTATTCCATTTTGACACACTCTATTCTTATCCTTGCTCTTTTTTTTGCTGGATCTGTTATTACTGGCTGTGGTACAACAGATGTAAACAGTGCTGATAGTGCTTCTATCCAGCA comes from the Carnobacterium sp. 17-4 genome and includes:
- a CDS encoding ATP-binding cassette domain-containing protein, with translation MIEVKGITKKFGRKKVLKGISFTANKGEITCIIGINGVGKTTILNGIMNLTPMNSGEILIDGEKINKKSYEKITFIPDAMTMLPGLRIEQAMQFMQDFYQSWNQGRADELLGFFKLTKEDKISTLSKGNTTKVNLMLGLALDVDYLLMDEPFSGIDIFSREQIANVFTSHLIEDRGVIITTHEINDIEHLIDKVVLVDEGIVLREFNAEQVREEEGKSVVDVMREVFQP
- a CDS encoding GntR family transcriptional regulator, producing the protein MNVNFNKRDPLYEQVVRHFKEEIAAGKLLPGQEMPSRRELASQLKINPNTAQRAYKEMEEQGLIYTESNSPSKITENQSVLGGVQDELLGEAVSSFVSAIRPIQVPLDKVIGLIKEKYVDESGGVK
- a CDS encoding SRPBCC family protein; the encoded protein is MLAEIKRSNDETVAEFHRDFPYPIEEVWTMLTDNDHLVKWFSELKIQELTEGGKLLFDMGNGSYEEMTITEVKIPTVWEFTWDENLIRFNLSENAEGTHLVLKEYMKEVTEHTARDIAGWHVCLDVISLLLANKTIENRQDKWEKVYPEYKKQLTK